From Apium graveolens cultivar Ventura chromosome 9, ASM990537v1, whole genome shotgun sequence, the proteins below share one genomic window:
- the LOC141686325 gene encoding uncharacterized protein LOC141686325, with the protein MENLTKLECVALDVSGNNYLSWVPDAELHLSANGLKDTIDPEKISIVEQNEKAIIFLRHHIHEDLKSEYLTIKNPLTLRNNLKDRFDHQKLVHLPSTRYDWINLRLQDFKYVAEYNSALFKISSKLILYGENIIDAEMIEKTLSTFHPNTMILDQQYRERNFQKYGELISLLLVAEKNNEFLLKNHQIHPTGSAQLPEVHNPSFLKNERGKGHKGGRGYGRNRGHGNFCGRFRNQYHSGHLKWQRDGYNSGHHKWQRQVPNKRKAPQEGENRGICHRCGSEGHWQRTCRTPKHLVDLYESSKRNNRKRVETNFANYNLVNEPVNKASNEIDTSVNLYYGLDD; encoded by the coding sequence ATGGAGAATCTTACAAAATTAGAGTGTGTCGCCTTGGATGTTTCGGggaataattatttatcatgggtCCCTGATGCGGAATTACACCTTAGTGCTAATGGCCTAAAAGATACTATTGACCCGGAAAAAATCTCAATTGTTGAACAAAATGAAAAAGCAATTATCTTTCTTAGGCATCACATCCACGAAGATCTAAAATCTGAGTACCTCACTATCAAAAATCCACTCACCCTTCGGAATAATCTCAAGGATAGATTTGATCACCAGAAACTTGTTCACTTGCCATCTACCCGATATGACTGGATTAATTTGAGATTACAGGATTTCAAATATGTAGCTGAATATAATTCTGCTCTTTTCAAGATAagctcaaaattaattttatatggTGAAAATATTATTGATGCTGAAATGATTGAAAAAACCCTCTCAACCTTTCACCCTAACACTATGATCCTGGATCAACAATATAGGGAGCGGAATTTTCAGAAATATGGCGAGCTGATATCTCTCCTTCTTGTGGCTGAAAAGAATAATGAGTTTCTACTGAAAAATCATCAGATACATCCCACAGGTTCTGCCCAGTTACCTGAAGTACATAACCCGTCATTCCTGAAGAATGAACGTGGGAAAGGGCATAAAGGAGGACGGGGTTATGGACGAAACCGTGGACATGGAAATTTCTGTGGTCGGTTTCGCAATCAATATCATTCTGGCCACCTGAAGTGGCAACGTGATGGTTACAACTCTGGCCACCATAAATGGCAACGTCAAGTGCCAAATAAAAGAAAGGCACCCCAAGAAGGAGAGAACCGAGGCATCTGTCATAGGTGCGGATCTGAGGGGCACTGGCAACGTACTTGTCGCACACCCAAACATCTTGTTGATCTCTACGAGTCATCCAAAAGGAATAATAGAAAGAGAGTTGAAACCAACTTCGCTAATTATAATCTAGTTAATGAACCAgtcaataaggcctcaaatgaaATAGATACTAGTGTTAATCTTTATTATGGTTTAGACGACTAG